Proteins encoded within one genomic window of Prauserella marina:
- a CDS encoding Hsp70 family protein yields the protein MRYAVGIDLGTTFTSAAIGDHTGSRMAPLSQGFVIPSLAYHAPDGSLLTGVAAEQAASDPTRLARGFKRRLGDPTPLLLGGAAYSPTALMAAQLRGVLDQITASMGAAPTSVALTCPAIWGPYRREQFADVPRLAGLDDIQVITEPEAAAAHYTRERTLGEGEVVAVYDLGGGTLDTTILRMRAEGMEILGTPEGIEHLGGMDFDDALLSHLDSRLDGAIGGLDPAGPADRAALAAIRALCVRTKVELSTEPDVTMTVPLPSGPRELTVTRLEFNAVIRPSVELTVGALRRTVSSAGLRAEDLSSVLLAGGSSRIPLVTQMVFEEFGKPVRVTQHPKFTVALGAAAIATRALSGTPVAKPSPEPGGAPVPEPALEPPTKARRGGRWKALVAAAAVAAVAVLVTALIVNGPDTQSAGAPTGGTLSESAGQGDGWPDPDTPLVMFDDTIAEKYHVFIGSNQNWGGSEIVGDSVSHQSIEANIEDGLRVTWKGDGPGQVYLQSVNEYPDLSGYSKRDGALVFDVLAHQAANGPTSVGAHCRYPCGGTVDTTKLFQELPVGEQRTVTIPLRCFVDEGLDPARVDTPFVVYSEGEFEATFRNVRWEADAAADSEATSCSATS from the coding sequence GTGCGCTACGCGGTCGGCATAGACCTGGGCACCACGTTCACCTCCGCCGCGATCGGCGACCACACCGGCTCCCGGATGGCCCCCCTTTCCCAAGGGTTCGTCATCCCTTCACTGGCCTACCACGCGCCGGACGGCAGTCTGCTGACCGGAGTGGCGGCCGAGCAGGCCGCGTCGGATCCCACGCGGCTGGCGCGCGGTTTCAAGCGACGGCTCGGCGATCCGACGCCGCTGCTGCTCGGCGGCGCGGCCTATTCACCGACGGCACTGATGGCGGCGCAGCTTCGCGGCGTCCTCGACCAGATCACCGCGTCGATGGGCGCCGCGCCGACGTCGGTCGCGCTGACCTGCCCCGCGATCTGGGGGCCCTACCGGCGTGAGCAGTTCGCCGACGTGCCACGGCTTGCCGGTCTCGACGACATCCAGGTGATCACCGAGCCGGAGGCAGCGGCCGCGCACTACACCCGGGAGCGCACCCTTGGCGAGGGCGAGGTCGTCGCCGTGTACGACCTCGGCGGCGGCACGCTCGACACCACGATCCTGCGGATGCGCGCCGAGGGGATGGAAATCCTCGGGACCCCCGAAGGCATCGAACATCTCGGCGGCATGGACTTCGACGACGCGCTGCTCTCCCACCTCGACTCCCGGCTGGACGGCGCGATCGGCGGGCTCGACCCGGCCGGCCCGGCCGATCGCGCCGCGCTGGCCGCCATCCGCGCGCTGTGTGTGCGCACCAAGGTCGAGTTGTCGACCGAGCCGGACGTGACGATGACCGTGCCGCTGCCGTCGGGACCGCGCGAACTGACGGTCACCAGGCTGGAATTCAACGCGGTGATCCGGCCTTCCGTCGAGCTCACGGTGGGCGCGTTGCGGCGTACCGTCTCCTCGGCGGGCCTGCGGGCCGAGGACCTGTCCTCGGTATTGCTTGCCGGCGGATCGTCGCGGATCCCGCTGGTGACCCAGATGGTGTTCGAGGAGTTCGGCAAGCCGGTGCGGGTGACCCAGCACCCGAAGTTCACCGTCGCGCTCGGTGCCGCCGCGATCGCCACCCGCGCGCTGTCCGGCACCCCCGTCGCGAAGCCCTCGCCGGAACCCGGCGGCGCGCCGGTTCCCGAACCGGCCCTTGAACCCCCGACGAAGGCGCGGCGCGGAGGGCGGTGGAAGGCGCTGGTGGCCGCGGCCGCGGTCGCCGCGGTCGCGGTACTGGTCACCGCGCTGATCGTGAACGGCCCCGACACGCAGTCAGCGGGCGCCCCCACGGGTGGCACGCTCAGCGAGTCGGCCGGTCAAGGGGACGGATGGCCCGACCCCGACACCCCACTGGTGATGTTCGACGACACGATCGCCGAGAAGTACCACGTGTTCATCGGCTCGAACCAGAACTGGGGAGGCAGCGAGATCGTCGGCGACTCCGTCAGCCACCAGTCGATCGAGGCGAACATCGAGGACGGCCTTCGGGTGACGTGGAAGGGAGACGGGCCGGGACAGGTCTACCTCCAGTCGGTCAACGAGTACCCCGACCTTTCCGGTTACTCGAAGCGAGACGGCGCGCTGGTTTTCGACGTGCTCGCGCACCAGGCGGCAAACGGGCCGACGTCCGTCGGAGCGCACTGCCGCTACCCCTGTGGCGGCACGGTGGACACCACGAAGCTGTTCCAGGAACTTCCGGTCGGCGAACAGCGCACGGTCACGATTCCGCTGCGGTGCTTCGTCGACGAAGGTCTCGACCCGGCACGGGTCGACACCCCGTTCGTCGTGTACTCGGAGGGCGAGTTCGAGGCGACCTTCCGCAACGTCCGCTGGGAAGCCGACGCGGCCGCCGATTCCGAAGCCACCTCGTGCTCGGCGACGTCCTGA
- a CDS encoding sigma-70 family RNA polymerase sigma factor gives MVSIDDIVRAHGAALQAYATRLTGGDRYAAEDVVQETWVRAWRKLDRLTEDRGSVRGWLMRVAHNIAIDQHRVRRARPSEVEFPDQGIESTAVQQAGDEVETRMVVGDILDGLSPVHRDTLVEVYYADRTTTSAAKVLGIPAGTVKSRLHNALRTLRSTAGLQLEAA, from the coding sequence ATGGTCAGCATCGACGACATCGTGCGAGCTCACGGCGCCGCTCTACAGGCATACGCCACGCGCCTCACCGGCGGAGACCGGTACGCGGCCGAGGACGTCGTCCAGGAAACCTGGGTTCGGGCGTGGCGCAAACTCGACCGGCTCACCGAGGACCGCGGCTCGGTCCGCGGCTGGCTGATGCGGGTCGCCCACAACATCGCCATCGACCAGCATCGCGTCCGCCGCGCCCGGCCGTCCGAGGTCGAATTTCCCGACCAGGGCATCGAGTCGACAGCCGTCCAGCAGGCGGGCGACGAGGTGGAAACGCGCATGGTCGTCGGGGACATCCTCGACGGTCTTTCGCCGGTGCACAGGGACACGCTGGTCGAGGTGTACTACGCCGACCGGACCACGACCTCGGCCGCCAAGGTGCTGGGAATCCCCGCCGGAACCGTGAAAAGCAGGCTGCACAACGCGTTGCGGACGCTGCGTTCCACGGCCGGGCTGCAACTGGAAGCCGCCTGA
- a CDS encoding AAA family ATPase produces the protein MASRMTGVRSVLGVSPVEADCFRTIGDAISSARDGDVISVRPGVYPESITLDRDVTLSGSGQPGDVRVESSGEAVLRATAEHAEVSGIEFAHSGGEVAVDVRSGLLNLDECVVSAESEVAVVARKGSRLRLGGTTVRNPGGAGVLVFDGAKAELTGCTFTSVATTAVVARSGGAPTMVNCVVTEAKGAVLAADKGLGELRGCRIEDISGTAIVVEENSALTVTDTRVSNVDGVALLSAGGSRPVLRDCRISDTTAQAIVVVQDAFAELDRVTVEGARGHAVQVLDASTADLTECVVTGAGHDAVVVGGDATAKLAGCRITGGSGGGVVAEQQARVTVRDSVVTGAASAGLTARHQARLVVERGEVRECQTGISWQDHADGSVTGAVVRDNLGDGISVLTDQAVDVTGCSTDRNLGTDTRLPGAGLQEPGEPEQRALPASPADGDELDGLLEELAALVGLDGVKREVETLVRLHQMSERRAAAGLPSPPLSRHLVFTGAPGTGKTTVARLYGRILAALGVLRSGQLVEVARPDLVASVVGGTAIKTTEMFTKAIGGVLFIDEAYTLSAGNGSSGGPDFGREAIDTLVKLMEDHRDEVVVIVAGYTNDMRSFLAANPGLSSRFSRTIEFADYSSAELVTIVDGLCGSHDYRLEFETRAALHTYFTELPRDSAFGNGRTARKVFEEMLGRQAYRLADDPDAGHVALTRLLPVDLGPLPGSSVGAGAGRADEERIEQLLGKLRALVGLDEVKSEVSDMVDLLASARRRQAAGLPAPSVSRHLIFAGPPGTGKTTVARLYGSLLAALGVIAQGQVTEVARADLVGEYVGHTARRTTEAFDRARGGVLFIDEAYTLSASRGSGTDFGREAIDTLVKLMEDHRDEVVVIAAGYEREMAGFLDANPGLSSRFSHRVRFADYTADELVTIVNQHATETGYECTGPTVAALRTHFANMHRGDSFGNGRYARQVLDETVAHHARRTRSLTDPTMDDLCVLHPEDVPAPPRPE, from the coding sequence GTGGCGAGCAGGATGACCGGCGTTCGCTCCGTGCTCGGAGTGTCACCGGTGGAGGCGGATTGCTTCCGCACCATCGGGGACGCGATCAGCTCGGCACGTGACGGAGACGTGATTTCCGTGCGGCCCGGGGTGTATCCGGAGTCGATCACGCTCGACCGCGACGTGACGCTGTCCGGGTCGGGGCAGCCAGGTGACGTGCGGGTCGAGTCGTCGGGTGAGGCGGTGTTGCGGGCGACCGCGGAGCACGCCGAGGTGTCGGGGATCGAGTTCGCGCACTCCGGCGGCGAGGTCGCCGTCGATGTGCGCTCGGGACTGCTGAATCTCGACGAGTGCGTGGTCAGTGCCGAGTCCGAGGTCGCGGTCGTCGCGCGCAAGGGTTCCCGGCTGCGGCTCGGCGGTACCACGGTGCGCAATCCCGGCGGGGCCGGAGTCCTGGTGTTCGACGGGGCGAAGGCCGAACTCACCGGATGCACGTTCACCTCGGTCGCCACGACCGCCGTCGTCGCCCGCTCCGGTGGCGCGCCGACGATGGTCAACTGTGTCGTGACCGAAGCCAAGGGCGCGGTGCTCGCCGCCGACAAGGGACTCGGCGAACTGCGTGGCTGCCGCATCGAGGACATCTCAGGCACCGCGATCGTGGTCGAGGAGAACAGCGCGCTGACCGTCACCGACACTCGGGTATCCAATGTGGACGGTGTGGCGCTGCTGTCGGCCGGAGGATCGCGGCCGGTGCTGAGGGACTGCCGCATCAGCGACACCACGGCACAGGCGATCGTGGTGGTGCAAGACGCGTTCGCCGAGCTGGACCGGGTCACGGTCGAGGGCGCGCGAGGGCACGCGGTGCAGGTACTGGACGCCTCGACGGCTGACCTGACGGAGTGCGTCGTCACCGGCGCGGGTCACGACGCCGTCGTCGTCGGCGGCGACGCCACGGCCAAGCTGGCCGGCTGCCGGATCACCGGTGGCTCAGGGGGCGGCGTCGTGGCCGAGCAGCAGGCCAGGGTGACCGTGCGGGACAGCGTGGTCACCGGCGCCGCGTCGGCTGGACTGACCGCGCGGCACCAGGCGCGGCTCGTCGTCGAGCGTGGCGAGGTCCGCGAGTGCCAGACCGGGATCAGCTGGCAGGACCACGCTGACGGCTCCGTCACCGGCGCCGTCGTGCGTGACAACCTCGGCGACGGCATCTCGGTACTCACCGACCAGGCCGTCGACGTCACCGGCTGTAGTACGGACCGCAACCTCGGGACCGACACCAGGTTGCCAGGCGCGGGACTTCAGGAACCGGGGGAGCCCGAACAGCGGGCGCTACCGGCCTCGCCCGCCGACGGTGACGAGCTGGACGGCCTGCTGGAAGAGCTCGCCGCGCTCGTCGGCCTCGACGGCGTCAAACGCGAGGTGGAAACGCTCGTGCGGTTGCACCAGATGTCCGAACGCCGTGCCGCGGCCGGACTTCCTTCGCCGCCGCTGTCGCGGCACCTGGTGTTCACCGGCGCTCCGGGCACCGGCAAGACCACCGTGGCGCGGCTGTACGGCCGGATTCTCGCCGCGCTGGGCGTGCTGCGGTCGGGGCAGCTCGTCGAGGTGGCCCGGCCGGATCTGGTCGCGTCGGTGGTCGGCGGCACGGCGATCAAGACCACCGAGATGTTCACGAAGGCCATCGGCGGAGTGCTGTTCATCGACGAGGCGTACACGCTGTCAGCCGGCAACGGTTCCTCCGGTGGCCCCGACTTCGGCCGCGAGGCCATCGACACGCTCGTGAAGCTGATGGAGGACCACCGCGACGAGGTCGTGGTGATCGTCGCGGGCTACACCAACGACATGCGCTCGTTCCTCGCGGCGAACCCAGGGCTCTCGTCCCGGTTCTCGCGCACCATCGAGTTCGCCGACTACTCCTCGGCCGAGCTCGTCACCATCGTCGACGGGCTGTGCGGCAGCCACGACTACCGGCTGGAATTCGAGACGAGGGCCGCGCTGCACACCTATTTCACCGAACTGCCCCGTGATTCCGCGTTCGGCAACGGCCGCACCGCGCGCAAGGTGTTCGAGGAGATGCTGGGCAGGCAGGCCTACCGGCTGGCCGACGATCCGGACGCGGGGCACGTCGCGCTGACGCGGCTGCTGCCCGTCGATCTCGGACCGCTGCCCGGTTCGTCCGTCGGCGCGGGCGCGGGAAGGGCTGACGAGGAACGGATCGAGCAGTTGCTCGGCAAACTGCGGGCCTTGGTCGGGTTGGACGAGGTGAAGTCCGAGGTGTCCGACATGGTCGACCTGCTCGCGTCGGCGAGGCGACGGCAGGCGGCGGGACTTCCGGCGCCGTCGGTGAGCAGGCACCTGATCTTCGCGGGCCCGCCGGGGACCGGCAAGACGACCGTGGCGCGGCTGTACGGATCGCTGCTCGCCGCGCTCGGCGTGATCGCGCAGGGCCAGGTGACCGAGGTGGCGAGGGCGGATCTGGTCGGTGAGTACGTGGGGCACACGGCCCGCCGCACCACCGAGGCGTTCGACCGCGCCCGTGGCGGGGTCCTGTTCATCGACGAGGCGTACACGCTGTCGGCGAGTCGCGGGTCGGGCACCGACTTCGGCCGCGAGGCCATCGACACGCTCGTGAAGCTGATGGAGGACCACCGCGACGAGGTGGTGGTGATCGCGGCGGGGTACGAAAGGGAGATGGCCGGCTTCCTCGACGCCAACCCCGGGCTGTCCTCCCGGTTCAGCCACCGGGTCCGCTTCGCCGACTACACGGCGGACGAACTGGTCACGATCGTCAATCAGCACGCGACGGAAACCGGCTACGAATGCACCGGCCCGACGGTGGCGGCCCTGCGCACCCACTTCGCCAACATGCACAGGGGCGACTCGTTCGGCAACGGCCGCTACGCGAGGCAGGTGCTCGACGAGACGGTCGCCCACCACGCGCGCCGCACCCGGTCACTGACGGATCCGACGATGGACGACCTGTGCGTGCTGCACCCTGAAGACGTTCCTGCCCCACCGAGGCCCGAGTAG